The following are encoded together in the Macadamia integrifolia cultivar HAES 741 chromosome 10, SCU_Mint_v3, whole genome shotgun sequence genome:
- the LOC122090904 gene encoding BTB/POZ domain-containing protein At3g22104-like isoform X1, producing the protein MQVCCDLEVDVNGQEIFMVDKRILSSFSGRLKKLFGKSTAARKNLKVIFHDLPGGADGFELMARFCYNNGQTEITPSNISLLHCGAHFMEMTKGISATDNLIEQTEEFLEGISYWAWSELLVALKQCQDFVPAAISSGMLQKCLDSLIARVAALAIDASPSTSSPASSGFRFSCDTRSTESYKNSYSRATWWFDDLACLNHILIEKALRAMVAKKFDHVILSRFLFYYQKSKYCNATSTEKCKITEIVVELLSLLDHGSVSCKSLFEILRVALRSNVNKCCRNRLENMIGSQLHQATVDSLLIPSPPGSNYLYDVNLVVRFLKSFLSNGDCLASSTQLKKVASLMDLYIAEVAPDSCVKPSKFIALMTALPDSSRDSYDGIYKAMDIYLEAHPKLSEEEKMKICCALNYEKLSLEAFNHLTRISKFPSRTAVQALISQHPKLKSFLGDTNHLECIVDSPCSFIEKGITGREAQDDEQVVLYARKLDISMENEKLRVHLQGMQWRVMELEKVCKKMQTQMEKLTKSRLSSPSSTKSKSLPRMCS; encoded by the exons ATGCAAGTGTGCTGTGATCTTGAAGTGGATGTCAATGGGCAAGAGATTTTCATGGTGGATAAG AGaattctttcatcattttcaggtagattaaaaaaattatttggtaAATCCACTGCAGCAAGGAAGAACCTCAAAGTGATATTCCATGACTTGCCAGGAGGGGCAGACGGTTTTGAACTCATGGCAAGGTTCTGCTACAACAATGGTCAAACTGAGATAACCCCCTCTAACATATCTCTTCTACATTGTGGGGCACATTTCATGGAAATGACCAAAGGAATCTCTGCAACTGACAATTTGATTGAACAAACTGAAGAATTCCTAGAAGGGATCAGTTACTGGGCCTGGTCTGAACTTCTGGTAGCTTTGAAACAGTGTCAGGATTTTGTACCAGCAGCTATTTCTTCTGGAATGCTTCAGAAATGCTTGGATTCACTCATAGCAAGGGTGGCTGCTTTGGCAATCGATGCCAGTCCATCTACTTCTTCTCCTGCTAGCTCTGGTTTCCGGTTTTCTTGCGATACGAGAAGCACTGAAAGTTATAAGAACAGCTACTCTCGGGCAACTTGGTGGTTCGATGATCTTGCATGCTTGAACCACATTTTGATTGAAAAGGCTCTGAGGGCCATGGTTGCCAAGAAATTCGATCATGTTATTCTCAGTAGGTTCCTCTTCTATTACCAAAAGTCAAAATATTGCAATGCCACATCCACTGAGAAATGCAAAATCACAGAGATTGTGGTTGAGCTGCTGTCCTTGCTAGACCATGGCTCTGTTTCTTGCAAGAGCTTATTTGAGATTCTTCGGGTGGCTTTGAGATCGAATGTGAACAAATGTTGCCGGAACAGATTAGAGAATATGATTGGTTCACAATTGCATCAAGCTACTGTTGATAGCCTTCTTATCCCATCACCACCTGGTTCAAATTATCTTTATGATGTGAATCTGGTAGTGAGATTCTTGAAATCATTTCTAAGCAACGGAGATTGCTTGGCATCATCAACTCAATTGAAAAAAGTTGCAAGCTTGATGGATTTATATATTGCAGAAGTGGCCCCTGATTCCTGTGTGAAACCTTCAAAATTCATTGCATTAATGACAGCCCTGCCTGATTCTTCAAGAGACTCCTATGATGGAATCTACAAAGCCATGGATATATATCTAGAG GCTCATCCTAAATTATCCGaggaagaaaagatgaagaTCTGTTGTGCACTGAATTATGAGAAGCTCTCATTGGAAGCTTTCAATCACCTTACTAGAATCTCAAAATTCCCATCAAGAACCGCAGTCCAAGCTCTCATATCTCAACATCCAAAGCTCAAAAGCTTTCTCGGAGACACTAACCATCTCGAATGTATTGTTGACTCACCTTGTAGTTTCATTGAGAAGGGAATTACAGGGAGGGAAGCTCAGGATGATGAGCAAGTTGTGCTTTATGCGAGGAAGCTCGATATTTCAATGGAGAATGAGAAACTCAGAGTACATTTACAAGGAATGCAATGGAGGGTAATGGAGTTGGAGAAGGTTTGTAAGAAAATGCAGACCCAGATGGAAAAATTGACGAAGTCAAGATTATCAAGCCCAAGTAGTACCAAATCCAAATCCTTACCCAGGATGTGTTcatga
- the LOC122090904 gene encoding BTB/POZ domain-containing protein At3g22104-like isoform X2, translating into MVDKRTRVAGAVERILSSFSGRLKKLFGKSTAARKNLKVIFHDLPGGADGFELMARFCYNNGQTEITPSNISLLHCGAHFMEMTKGISATDNLIEQTEEFLEGISYWAWSELLVALKQCQDFVPAAISSGMLQKCLDSLIARVAALAIDASPSTSSPASSGFRFSCDTRSTESYKNSYSRATWWFDDLACLNHILIEKALRAMVAKKFDHVILSRFLFYYQKSKYCNATSTEKCKITEIVVELLSLLDHGSVSCKSLFEILRVALRSNVNKCCRNRLENMIGSQLHQATVDSLLIPSPPGSNYLYDVNLVVRFLKSFLSNGDCLASSTQLKKVASLMDLYIAEVAPDSCVKPSKFIALMTALPDSSRDSYDGIYKAMDIYLEAHPKLSEEEKMKICCALNYEKLSLEAFNHLTRISKFPSRTAVQALISQHPKLKSFLGDTNHLECIVDSPCSFIEKGITGREAQDDEQVVLYARKLDISMENEKLRVHLQGMQWRVMELEKVCKKMQTQMEKLTKSRLSSPSSTKSKSLPRMCS; encoded by the exons ATGGTTGACAAGAGAACAAGAGTTGCAGGGGCAGTTGag AGaattctttcatcattttcaggtagattaaaaaaattatttggtaAATCCACTGCAGCAAGGAAGAACCTCAAAGTGATATTCCATGACTTGCCAGGAGGGGCAGACGGTTTTGAACTCATGGCAAGGTTCTGCTACAACAATGGTCAAACTGAGATAACCCCCTCTAACATATCTCTTCTACATTGTGGGGCACATTTCATGGAAATGACCAAAGGAATCTCTGCAACTGACAATTTGATTGAACAAACTGAAGAATTCCTAGAAGGGATCAGTTACTGGGCCTGGTCTGAACTTCTGGTAGCTTTGAAACAGTGTCAGGATTTTGTACCAGCAGCTATTTCTTCTGGAATGCTTCAGAAATGCTTGGATTCACTCATAGCAAGGGTGGCTGCTTTGGCAATCGATGCCAGTCCATCTACTTCTTCTCCTGCTAGCTCTGGTTTCCGGTTTTCTTGCGATACGAGAAGCACTGAAAGTTATAAGAACAGCTACTCTCGGGCAACTTGGTGGTTCGATGATCTTGCATGCTTGAACCACATTTTGATTGAAAAGGCTCTGAGGGCCATGGTTGCCAAGAAATTCGATCATGTTATTCTCAGTAGGTTCCTCTTCTATTACCAAAAGTCAAAATATTGCAATGCCACATCCACTGAGAAATGCAAAATCACAGAGATTGTGGTTGAGCTGCTGTCCTTGCTAGACCATGGCTCTGTTTCTTGCAAGAGCTTATTTGAGATTCTTCGGGTGGCTTTGAGATCGAATGTGAACAAATGTTGCCGGAACAGATTAGAGAATATGATTGGTTCACAATTGCATCAAGCTACTGTTGATAGCCTTCTTATCCCATCACCACCTGGTTCAAATTATCTTTATGATGTGAATCTGGTAGTGAGATTCTTGAAATCATTTCTAAGCAACGGAGATTGCTTGGCATCATCAACTCAATTGAAAAAAGTTGCAAGCTTGATGGATTTATATATTGCAGAAGTGGCCCCTGATTCCTGTGTGAAACCTTCAAAATTCATTGCATTAATGACAGCCCTGCCTGATTCTTCAAGAGACTCCTATGATGGAATCTACAAAGCCATGGATATATATCTAGAG GCTCATCCTAAATTATCCGaggaagaaaagatgaagaTCTGTTGTGCACTGAATTATGAGAAGCTCTCATTGGAAGCTTTCAATCACCTTACTAGAATCTCAAAATTCCCATCAAGAACCGCAGTCCAAGCTCTCATATCTCAACATCCAAAGCTCAAAAGCTTTCTCGGAGACACTAACCATCTCGAATGTATTGTTGACTCACCTTGTAGTTTCATTGAGAAGGGAATTACAGGGAGGGAAGCTCAGGATGATGAGCAAGTTGTGCTTTATGCGAGGAAGCTCGATATTTCAATGGAGAATGAGAAACTCAGAGTACATTTACAAGGAATGCAATGGAGGGTAATGGAGTTGGAGAAGGTTTGTAAGAAAATGCAGACCCAGATGGAAAAATTGACGAAGTCAAGATTATCAAGCCCAAGTAGTACCAAATCCAAATCCTTACCCAGGATGTGTTcatga